One window of Fusarium keratoplasticum isolate Fu6.1 chromosome 2, whole genome shotgun sequence genomic DNA carries:
- a CDS encoding Aspartate aminotransferase — protein sequence MTPSLSTPRQTHGGRSILSSTDKTAPTSSSSFSSSISRLNHIARHLSPIMASTTNFPADIVPQAPEDALFGLARAYKADESTSKVDLGIGAYRDENAKPWVLPVVKKADEILRNDPELNHEYAPIAGIASFTSKAAELIFGADSQALQEKRTVTLQTISGTGAVHLGALFLAKFYQGPRTIYVSNPTWANHHQIFKNVGLTVDTYPYFHKETKGLDFEGLKETLQSAAEGSVFVLHACAHNPTGVDPTQEQWTEIAAIMKEKKHFPFFDTAYQGFASGDLARDAWSIRYFTEQGFELVVAQSFAKNFGLYGERAGCFHAVTPSSDDASTTITRIGSQLAVLQRSEISNPPLYGARIVSTVLNDADLFAEWEENLRTMSGRIISMRDALRSKLEELETPGTWNHITDQIGMFSFTGLTESQVLKLREEFHIYMTKNGRISMAGLNENNVEYFAKAVDKVVRDDVEVTEE from the exons ATGACACCGTCGCTGAGCACGCCCCGTCAGACTCACGGTGGCCGTAGCATCCTGAGCTCGACTGATAAAACGGCGCcgacctcgtcctcttctttctcgaGTTCCATCTCTAGACTCAACCATATCGCTCGTCATCTatcgcccatcatggcttccACTACCAACTTCCCTGCCGACATTGTCCCCCAGGCCCCCGAAGATGCTCTCTTCGGTCTCGCCAGGGCTTACAAGGCCGATGAGAGCACCAGCAAGGTCGATCTT GGTATCGGCGCTTACAGAGACGAGAACGCAAAGCCTTGGGTGTTGCCCGTCGTCAAGAAG GCTGATGAGATCCTCCGAAACGACCCCGAGCTCAACCATGAGTACGCCCCCATTGCGGGTATCGCCAGCTTTacctccaaggctgccgagctgATCTTCGGCGCCGACTCCCAGGCGCTCCAGGAGAAGCGCACCGTCACTCTGCAGACCATCTCGGGCACCGGTGCCGTGCATCTGGGcgctctcttcctcgccaagttCTACCAGGGCCCCCGCACCATCTACGTCTCAAATCCCACCTGGGCGAACCACCACCAGATCTTCAAGAACGTCGGTCTCACGGTCGACACATACCCCTACTTCCAcaaggagaccaagggccTCGACTTTGAGGGCCTGAAGGAGACTCTGCAATCCGCTGCCGAGGGCtccgtcttcgtcctccaTGCCTGCGCTCACAACCCCACTGGTGTCGACCCGACCCAGGAGCAGTGGACCGAGATtgctgccatcatgaaggagaagaagcattTCCCCTTCTTCGACACCGCCTACCAGGGCTTCGCCTCTGGCGACCTCGCCCGCGACGCCTGGTCCATCCGCTACTTCACAGAGCAGGGCTTTGAGCTCGTTGTCGCTCAAAGTTTCGCCAAGAACTTTGGTCTCTACGGCGAGCGTGCTGGCTGCTTCCACGCCGTCACTCCCTCAAGTGATGATgcctccaccaccatcacccgCATCGGCTCTCAGCTCGCCGTCCTCCAGCGATCCGAGATCTCCAACCCTCCCCTGTACGGTGCTCGCATTGTCAGCACTGTGCTCAACGACGCCGACCTCTTTGCCGAGTGGGAGGAGAACCTGCGCACCATGTCGGGCCGCATCATCAGCATGCGCGACGCCCTGCGgtccaagcttgaggagctcgagacCCCTGGCACCTGGAACCACATCACCGACCAGATTGGCATGTTCAGCTTCACGGGTCTGACCGAGTCACAAGTGCTCAAGCTCCGGGAAGAGTTCCACATCTACATGACCAAGAACGGTCGTATCAGCATGGCTGGTCTCAACGAGAACAACGTTGAGTACTTTGCCAAGGCTGTTGACAAGGTAGTACGGGACGACGTTGAGGTGACGGAAGAGTAA
- a CDS encoding 60S ribosomal export protein NMD3, translating to MSMDLDDQPISIAPVSQQQGAATILCCNCGAPIDGTTSAGALCYDCIKLTVDISQGVQREATLNFCRDCDRWLMPPTSWIVAAPESRELLALCLKKLRGLNKVRIVDASFVWTEPHSRRIKVKLTIQDAVQDGMLLQQSFEVVYVVAYQQCPECAKSYTANVWRAAVQVRQKVLHKRTFLFLEQLIMKHGAHRDTLNIKEAKDGIDFFFSQKNQAEKFIDFLNSVVPVKVKASQELISHDVHTSKTSYKFTYSAELVPICKDDLVAMPIKMAKQNGNVSPLLLCHRIGTSVYLLDPQTLQTCDVSSPIYWRAPFLSLADTHELVEFIVMDIEPTMTQKGKWTLAEATVARASDLGHNDRTYFTRTHLGRLLQPGDSAMGYLLSGTVFNNTEYEAIEASNQYGSTIPDVVLVKKHYPRRRKNRKRNWKLKRMDKDEGELLPKKADQDRMDREYEQFLRDVEEDEELRATLALYKSKKKTEEEMSIAETEEGDDEAPHVDMDELLDDFDELTMEDRQMHG from the exons ATGTcgatggatcttgatgaCCAGCCTATTTCCATCGCCCCTGTCTCTCAGCAGCAGGGCGCTGCGAC TATTCTCTGCTGCAACTGCGGCGCCCCTATCGATGGAACGACTTCCGCCGGCGCCCTCTGCTACGACTGCATCAAGCTCACCGTCGACATCTCCCAGGGCGTCCAGCGCGAGGCCACCCTCAACTTCTGCCGAGACTGCGACCGATGGCTCATGCCCCCCACCAGCTGGATCGTGGCCGCCCCCGAGTCCCGAGAGCTGCTGGCCCTGTgcctcaagaagctgcgCGGCCTGAACAAGGTCCGCATCGTCGACGCGAGCTTTGTCTGGACCGAGCCGCACTCGCGCCgtatcaaggtcaagctcaCCATCCAGGACGCCGTCCAGGATGGCATGCTCCTCCAGCAGAGCTTCGAGGTGGTCTACGTCGTGGCCTACCAGCAGTGCCCTGAGTGCGCCAAGTCGTACACGGCCAACGTCTGGCGAGCAGCCGTCCAGGTCCGCCAAAAGGTCCTCCACAAGCGAACCTTTTTGTTCCTCGAGCAGCTGATCATGAAGCACGGCGCCCACCGGGATAccctcaacatcaaggaggccaaggacggcatcgactttttcttttcccagAAGAACCAGGCTGAGAAGTTTATTGATTTCCTCAACTCTGTTGTTCCCGTCAAGGTGAAGGCGTCTCAGGAGCTCATCTCTCACGATGTCCACACCTCCAAGACGTCCTACAAGTTCACATactcggccgagttggtgCCTATATGCAAAGACGACTTGGTCGCTATGcccatcaagatggccaagcaGAACGGCAACGtctcccctctcctcctctgccacAGGATCGGCACCTCGGTCTACCTTTTGGACCCCCAGACCCTTCAGACATGCGACGTCAGCTCACCAATCTACTGGCGTGCTCCTTTCCTGTCTCTCGCCGATACACACGAGCTCGTCGAGTTCATCGTCATGGATATTGAGCCTACCATGACTCAGAAGGGCAAGTGGACGCTTGCCGAAGCCACAGTTGCCCGAGCCTCTGATCTCGGCCACAATGACCGAACATATTTCACAAGGACACACCTGGGCCGACTCCTCCAGCCTGGTGACTCGGCCATGGGTTACCTACTGTCCGGTACCGTCTTCAACAACACAGAATACGAGGCTATCGAGGCCTCCAACCAGTATGGGTCGACAATTCCCGACGTGGTGCTGGTCAAGAAGCACTATCCCCGCCGCCGGAAGAACCGCAAGAGAAACTGGAAGCTCAAGCGcatggacaaggacgagggagAGCTTCTTCCCAAGAAGGCCGACCAGGACCGCATGGACCGAGAGTACGAGCAGTTCTTGCGGGAtgtggaggaagacgaggagctccGTGCCACGCTCGCCTTGTACAAGTCTAAGAAGaagacagaggaggagatgagcaTAGCAGAGAcggaggagggcgatgatgaggcgCCGCATGTTGATATGGATGAGTTGCTGGACGACTTTGATGAGCTTACGATGGAGGATCGGCAAATGCATGGTTAG
- a CDS encoding 18S rRNA factor 2 yields the protein MLWSSRQTNWHFNMAPEKKNDFLDTADSDEENDVGYNSEDEVTKGGHTAKRRKLDSDDEDDLGSDVDRDASDNEDDVAEGGADLKEDEETKDEPKKSKRKSKDSLSTELPDITKPLTKKNLVASEAAIKKSGVVYLSRIPPFMKPAKLRSLLEPYGTINRIFLAPEDPASHARRVRAGGNKKRSYTEGWVEFVNKKDAKAVCELLNARTIGGKKGSYYRDDLWNLLYLKGFKWHNLTEQIATENAERTSRMRAEISKTTRENKEFVRNVEKAKMLDGMEAKAKAKKRKAGVEEQGEDEVRQVKRSFKQVPLAKKRTEVEEQPAEVARVLSKIF from the coding sequence ATGCTCTGGAGTTCGCGACAAACCAATTGGCACTTCAACATGGCGCCAGAAAAGAAGAACGACTTTCTCGACACCGCcgacagcgacgaggagaacgaTGTCGGTTACAACTCTGAAGATGAAGTGACAAAGGGCGGCCACACGGCCAAGCGACGGAAACTCGACtcggacgatgaggacgacctGGGTAGCGACGTTGATCGCGATGCCAGCGACAACGAGGACGATGTGGCCGAGGGAGGTGCAGACCTaaaggaggatgaggaaaCCAAAGATGAACCCAAAAAGTCAAAACGCAAATCAAAAGACTCGCTATCGACAGAACTGCCCGACATCACAAAGCCCCTAACAAAGAAGAACCTCGTCGCATCTGAGGCCGCAATCAAAAAGTCTGGCGTCGTCTACCTCTCCCGCATCCCGCCCTTCATGAAGCCCGCCAAGCTTCGTTCCCTCCTCGAGCCTTACGGTACCATCAACCGCATCTTCCTGGCCCCCGAGGACCCTGCGTCGCACGCCCGCCGCGTCCGCGCCGGCGGCAACAAGAAGCGCTCCTACACCGAGGGCTGGGTCGAGTTTGTAaacaagaaggatgccaaggccGTCTGCGAGCTGCTCAACGCGCGCACCATCggcggcaagaagggcaGCTACTACCGCGACGACCTGTGGAACCTGCTCTACCTCAAGGGCTTCAAGTGGCACAACCTGACGGAGCAGATCGCTACCGAGAACGCCGAGCGCACCAGCCGCATGAGGGCCGAGATCAGCAAGACGACGCGCGAGAACAAGGAGTTTGTCAGGAACgtcgagaaggccaagatgctcGACGGCatggaggccaaggcaaaggccaagaagaggaaggccggcgtcgaggagcagggcgaggacgaAGTGCGGCAGGTCAAGAGGTCTTTCAAGCAGGTTCcgctggccaagaagaggacgGAAGTGGAGGAACAGCCAGCAGAGGTGGCGAGAGTATTAAGCAAGATTTTTTAA